A portion of the Aphelocoma coerulescens isolate FSJ_1873_10779 chromosome 11, UR_Acoe_1.0, whole genome shotgun sequence genome contains these proteins:
- the PABPN1L gene encoding embryonic polyadenylate-binding protein 2 isoform X3: MAEVASVCKAADESSDASPQEGNSTKELGVLDPELEAIKAKLREIEKEDERLKELQLEAENHLFMSSEAALFPLTTKEKVEADQRSIYVGNVDYGGTAEELESHFNSCGHINRVTILCDKFSGHPKGYAYIEFEEQSSVKAAVELDESVFRGRVIKVLPKRTNMPGISSTDRGGYRGYFPPRAGLGRWGGYYGGQQPRVRGRTYRGRARLVPWYFPY, from the exons ATGGCAGAGGTGGCATCTGTGTGTAAGGCAGCAGATGAGAGCTCAGATGCGAGCCCCCAAGAGGGGAACAGCACAAAGGAGCTGGGTGTTCTGGACCCG GAGCTGGAGGCCATCAAAGCCAAACTGCGGGAGATAGAGAAAGAGGATGAGAGGttgaaggagctgcagctggaagcTGAGAACCACCTGTTCATGAGCTCAGAAGCAG CTCTCTTCCCACTGACGACCAAGGAGAAGGTGGAGGCTGACCAGCGTTCCATCTACGTGGGCAAC GTGGATTACGGGGGCACAGCCGAAGAGCTGGAGTCTCACTTCAACAGCTGTGGGCACATCAACCGGGTCACCATCCTCTGTGACAAGTTCTCGGGCCATCCTAAAGG CTATGCCTACATCGAGTTCGAGGAGCAGAGCTCTGTGAAGGCTGCAGTGGAGCTGGACGAGAGCGTGTTCAGGGGCCGTGTCATCAAG GTGCTGCCCAAGAGGACCAACATGCCCGGCATCAGCAGCACTGACCGCGGGGGCTACCGGGGCTACTTCCCCCcacgggcagggctgggccgCTGGGGAGGCTACTATGGGGggcagcagcccagggtgcGAGGGAGGACCTACAG GGGTCGGGCAAGGCTGGTGCCTTGGTATTTTCCATACTAG
- the PABPN1L gene encoding embryonic polyadenylate-binding protein 2 isoform X1: MFGARGSPFFLDTSEIWWQDPPSLEAELASWDMAEVASVCKAADESSDASPQEGNSTKELGVLDPELEAIKAKLREIEKEDERLKELQLEAENHLFMSSEAALFPLTTKEKVEADQRSIYVGNVDYGGTAEELESHFNSCGHINRVTILCDKFSGHPKGYAYIEFEEQSSVKAAVELDESVFRGRVIKVLPKRTNMPGISSTDRGGYRGYFPPRAGLGRWGGYYGGQQPRVRGRTYRGRARLVPWYFPY, encoded by the exons ATGTTCGGGGCCCGGGGCAG TCCTTTCTTCCTGGACACTTCAGAGATCTGGTGGCAGGACCCACCGTCCCTGGAAGCGGAGCTGGCATCCTGGGACATGGCAGAGGTGGCATCTGTGTGTAAGGCAGCAGATGAGAGCTCAGATGCGAGCCCCCAAGAGGGGAACAGCACAAAGGAGCTGGGTGTTCTGGACCCG GAGCTGGAGGCCATCAAAGCCAAACTGCGGGAGATAGAGAAAGAGGATGAGAGGttgaaggagctgcagctggaagcTGAGAACCACCTGTTCATGAGCTCAGAAGCAG CTCTCTTCCCACTGACGACCAAGGAGAAGGTGGAGGCTGACCAGCGTTCCATCTACGTGGGCAAC GTGGATTACGGGGGCACAGCCGAAGAGCTGGAGTCTCACTTCAACAGCTGTGGGCACATCAACCGGGTCACCATCCTCTGTGACAAGTTCTCGGGCCATCCTAAAGG CTATGCCTACATCGAGTTCGAGGAGCAGAGCTCTGTGAAGGCTGCAGTGGAGCTGGACGAGAGCGTGTTCAGGGGCCGTGTCATCAAG GTGCTGCCCAAGAGGACCAACATGCCCGGCATCAGCAGCACTGACCGCGGGGGCTACCGGGGCTACTTCCCCCcacgggcagggctgggccgCTGGGGAGGCTACTATGGGGggcagcagcccagggtgcGAGGGAGGACCTACAG GGGTCGGGCAAGGCTGGTGCCTTGGTATTTTCCATACTAG
- the PABPN1L gene encoding embryonic polyadenylate-binding protein 2 isoform X2: MFGARGSPFFLDTSEIWWQDPPSLEAELASWDMAEVASVCKAADESSDASPQEGNSTKELGVLDPELEAIKAKLREIEKEDERLKELQLEAENHLFMSSEAALFPLTTKEKVEADQRSIYVGNVDYGGTAEELESHFNSCGHINRVTILCDKFSGHPKGYAYIEFEEQSSVKAAVELDESVFRGRVIKVLPKRTNMPGISSTDRGGYRGYFPPRAGLGRWGGYYGGQQPRVRGRTYRAPGIKECCQLLI, translated from the exons ATGTTCGGGGCCCGGGGCAG TCCTTTCTTCCTGGACACTTCAGAGATCTGGTGGCAGGACCCACCGTCCCTGGAAGCGGAGCTGGCATCCTGGGACATGGCAGAGGTGGCATCTGTGTGTAAGGCAGCAGATGAGAGCTCAGATGCGAGCCCCCAAGAGGGGAACAGCACAAAGGAGCTGGGTGTTCTGGACCCG GAGCTGGAGGCCATCAAAGCCAAACTGCGGGAGATAGAGAAAGAGGATGAGAGGttgaaggagctgcagctggaagcTGAGAACCACCTGTTCATGAGCTCAGAAGCAG CTCTCTTCCCACTGACGACCAAGGAGAAGGTGGAGGCTGACCAGCGTTCCATCTACGTGGGCAAC GTGGATTACGGGGGCACAGCCGAAGAGCTGGAGTCTCACTTCAACAGCTGTGGGCACATCAACCGGGTCACCATCCTCTGTGACAAGTTCTCGGGCCATCCTAAAGG CTATGCCTACATCGAGTTCGAGGAGCAGAGCTCTGTGAAGGCTGCAGTGGAGCTGGACGAGAGCGTGTTCAGGGGCCGTGTCATCAAG GTGCTGCCCAAGAGGACCAACATGCCCGGCATCAGCAGCACTGACCGCGGGGGCTACCGGGGCTACTTCCCCCcacgggcagggctgggccgCTGGGGAGGCTACTATGGGGggcagcagcccagggtgcGAGGGAGGACCTACAG AGCTCCAGGAATCAAAGAGTGCTGCCAACTCCTCATTTGA
- the TRAPPC2L gene encoding trafficking protein particle complex subunit 2-like protein has product MAVCIAVIAKENYPLYIRSVPTENELKFHYTVHTSLDVVDEKISAMGKALVDQRELYLGLLYPTEDYKVYGYVTNSKVKFVMVVDSSNTALRDNEIRSMFRKLHSSYTDIMCNPFYNPGDRIHSRAFDTMVNSMMMQVC; this is encoded by the exons ATGGCGGTGTGCATCGCCGTGATCGCCAAGGAG AATTACCCGCTGTACATCCGGAGCGTCCCCACGGAGAACGAGCTGAAGTTCCACTACACCGTGCACACCTCCCTGGACGTCGTGGATGAGAAGATCTCAGCCATGGGCAAAGCCCTGGTGGACCAGAGGGAGCTGTACCTGGGCCTCCTCTACCCCACTGAAGACTACAAGGT GTACGGCTACGTGACCAACTCCAAGGTGAAGTTTGTCATGGTGGTGGATTCCTCCAACACAGCCCTGAGGGACAACGAGATCCGCAGT ATGTTCCGAAAGCTGCACAGTTCCTACACTGACATCATGTGTAACCCTTTCTATAACCCCGGGGACAGGATCCATTCCAG GGCTTTTGATACCATGGTGAACTCCATGATGATGCAGGTGTGCTGA